In the genome of Dioscorea cayenensis subsp. rotundata cultivar TDr96_F1 chromosome 1, TDr96_F1_v2_PseudoChromosome.rev07_lg8_w22 25.fasta, whole genome shotgun sequence, one region contains:
- the LOC120265235 gene encoding auxin-responsive protein SAUR36-like, which yields MARKLLKVPSLKRKISSPRADDACSDFNACSTSHVAEKGHFNVYSSEGKRFMVLLANLDNSIFKELLRISEEEFGLPCDGPITLPCDAASMEYVLSLLRRGVSKEMEKALLSSIFIFCHSHVLILL from the coding sequence ATGGCAAGGAAGTTGCTTAAGGTTCCATCCTTGAAGAGAAAGATCTCATCACCAAGAGCCGATGATGCTTGTTCTGATTTTAATGCATGCAGCACATCACATGTTGCAGAGAAGGGCCATTTCAATGTATACTCTTCGGAGGGGAAGCGTTTCATGGTTCTCTTGGCAAACCTTGACAACTCAAttttcaaggagctcttgaggATATCTGAAGAAGAATTCGGTTTACCATGTGACGGCCCGATCACACTGCCCTGTGATGCAGCATCCATGGAATATGTGCTGTCCTTGCTAAGAAGAGGAGTATCtaaggagatggagaaggcATTGCTTAGCtccattttcatcttttgtcATTCACATGTTCTAATCTTGCTGTAG
- the LOC120264979 gene encoding auxin-responsive protein SAUR36-like — protein MARMLLKVPSLKRMISSPRADKSSDFNVCSTSCVADKGHFFVYTSEGKRFMVPLAYLENNIFKELLKISEEEFGLPSNGPITLPCDEASMEYVLSMLRRGVSEEVEKALLSSIFISCQSTCSAFAVENTRQLAVCSC, from the coding sequence ATGGCAAGGATGTTGCTGAAGGTTCCATCCCTTAAGAGAATGATCTCTTCACCAAGAGCTGATAAATCCTCTGATTTCAATGTATGCAGTACATCATGTGTTGCAGACAAGGGTCATTTCTTTGTTTACACATCAGAGGGGAAGCGATTCATGGTTCCCTTGGCATATCTCGAAAATAATAtcttcaaggagctcttgaagATATCAGAAGAAGAATTTGGGTTGCCGAGCAATGGCCCCATCACATTGCCTTGCGATGAAGCATCTATGGAGTATGTGCTCTCAATGCTAAGAAGAGGAGTATCTGAAGAAGTAGAGAAGGCATTGCTTAGCTCCATTTTCATCTCTTGCCAATCCACATGCTCTGCTTTTGCTGTAGAAAATACTCGACAATTGGCAGTTTGTAGCTgctga